From the genome of Pelomonas sp. SE-A7, one region includes:
- a CDS encoding sulfurtransferase yields the protein MQEGPVLNISSYKFVELPDTAQLREQLFERAQALGLKGTVLLAEEGINLFLAGTAEAVRGWVAQLKGDPRFADLDPKESWSEAVPFKKLLVKVKGEIIRMNMPQIRPDRAPRPAAVTPETLSRWLDQGHDDQGRPIAMLDTRNAFEVDYGTFDNAIDWRIHKFTEFPAALAEHKNELMGKTVVSFCTGGIRCEKAAMVLEQQGLDGPIYQLEGGILRYFEYAQGKHYHGSCFVFDQREALDAGLHTPADLQRPASEAHRG from the coding sequence ATGCAAGAAGGTCCAGTTCTCAACATTTCCTCCTACAAGTTCGTCGAGCTGCCCGACACGGCACAGCTGCGCGAGCAGCTCTTCGAAAGGGCCCAGGCCCTGGGCCTCAAGGGCACGGTGCTGCTGGCCGAGGAAGGCATCAACCTGTTCCTGGCCGGCACGGCCGAGGCGGTGCGCGGCTGGGTGGCCCAGCTCAAGGGCGACCCGCGCTTCGCCGACCTCGATCCCAAGGAAAGCTGGAGCGAGGCCGTGCCCTTCAAAAAGCTGCTGGTCAAGGTCAAGGGAGAGATCATCCGCATGAACATGCCGCAGATTCGCCCCGACCGCGCACCCCGACCCGCCGCCGTCACGCCTGAGACCCTGTCGCGCTGGCTGGACCAGGGCCATGACGACCAGGGCCGGCCGATCGCGATGCTGGACACCCGAAATGCCTTCGAGGTGGACTACGGGACCTTCGACAACGCCATCGACTGGCGCATCCACAAGTTCACCGAATTCCCGGCCGCGCTGGCCGAGCACAAGAACGAGCTGATGGGCAAGACCGTGGTCAGCTTCTGCACCGGCGGCATCCGCTGCGAGAAGGCGGCCATGGTGCTGGAACAGCAGGGGCTGGACGGCCCGATCTACCAGCTCGAGGGCGGCATCCTGCGCTATTTCGAATACGCCCAGGGCAAGCACTACCACGGCAGTTGCTTCGTGTTCGACCAGCGCGAGGCCCTGGACGCCGGCCTGCACACGCCGGCCGATCTGCAGCGTCCGGCGAGCGAGGCGCACCGAGGATGA
- a CDS encoding alpha/beta fold hydrolase — MKAILLRALGLLLLALSILAAAFYAPERSLQSLIANWAPPPSDFIELQLPSGAQLIHLRDQGPRDDPLPLILLHGTSASLHTWQGWVSGLATTRRVISYDLPGSGLTGPTPDGDYRDERHRQALLALMDRLAVKRAVLVGNSLGGQIAWQLAALRPERVAGLVLVDPGGLAFAGESIPMAFRLAALPGFRQLSSKLLPRRLVEDSVRDVYGEPSRVTPALVDRYFELTLREGNREAVALRMAQRESGRYADLLEHIKQPTLILWGGRDRLSPPVLAREFERRIAGSRLVMFDALGHVPHEEDPVATLKPVRDFLDGMTAVTPR, encoded by the coding sequence ATGAAGGCCATTCTGCTGCGCGCGCTGGGCTTGCTGCTGCTGGCCCTGTCCATCCTGGCCGCCGCCTTCTACGCGCCCGAGCGCTCGCTGCAAAGCCTGATCGCCAACTGGGCGCCACCGCCCTCGGACTTCATCGAGTTGCAACTGCCGTCCGGCGCCCAGCTGATCCACCTGCGCGACCAGGGTCCGCGCGACGACCCGCTGCCGCTGATCCTGCTGCACGGCACTTCGGCCAGCCTGCACACCTGGCAGGGCTGGGTGTCAGGTCTTGCCACGACGCGCCGCGTCATCAGCTACGACCTGCCCGGCTCGGGGCTGACCGGACCGACGCCGGACGGCGACTACCGCGACGAGCGGCACCGCCAGGCCCTGCTCGCCCTGATGGACCGCCTGGCGGTGAAGCGCGCCGTGCTGGTCGGCAATTCGCTCGGCGGCCAGATCGCCTGGCAGCTCGCTGCCCTGCGGCCGGAACGCGTGGCCGGCCTGGTCCTGGTCGATCCGGGCGGCCTGGCCTTCGCCGGCGAATCGATCCCGATGGCCTTCCGCCTGGCCGCCCTGCCCGGCTTCCGGCAGCTGTCCAGCAAGCTGCTTCCGCGCAGGCTGGTCGAGGACAGCGTGCGCGACGTGTACGGCGAGCCGTCCAGGGTGACGCCGGCGCTGGTCGACCGCTACTTCGAGCTGACCCTGCGCGAAGGCAATCGCGAGGCCGTGGCGCTGCGCATGGCCCAGCGCGAATCGGGCCGCTACGCCGATCTGCTCGAGCACATCAAGCAGCCCACGCTGATCCTCTGGGGCGGCCGTGACCGCCTGAGTCCGCCGGTCCTGGCCCGCGAATTCGAGCGCCGCATCGCCGGCAGCCGCCTGGTGATGTTCGACGCCCTGGGCCATGTGCCCCATGAGGAAGACCCGGTCGCCACCTTGAAACCGGTACGGGATTTCCTGGACGGCATGACGGCAGTCACCCCTCGCTAG
- a CDS encoding efflux RND transporter periplasmic adaptor subunit → MNNENKNGKARAKPGLLRRWRGRLIIAGLLLAGLGFWAWKRKPVEPPPPPTGAVAVADVIQVVQAAGVLQAQTKVDVGAQVSGQVRKIHVQLGQNVKKGDLLVSIDPELARNDVAQAEALLKQQEAQLESNKIGLAMARREAERQHRLLAGNASTPIEVEQADNSVVRMEADLRGQAASLTRLQADLEKKKLSLGYTSITAPMDGMVVNLPVQEGQTVIAIQTTPVMLTLAQLDQMTVRTRVPEADIQLVQLGQTARFTTLAGEAKRYEGKVRVVQPIPERVGNAVFYNVLFEVDNQARKLFSDMTVQVEIVTGSVSKVPTLPIAALGERDAEGRYTVHVVDAAGKNPQPRKVKVGLQDGSKVQVLDGLKLGEKLLLAPPSAASGAAVVLNID, encoded by the coding sequence TTGAACAACGAGAACAAGAACGGCAAGGCGCGCGCCAAGCCGGGCCTGCTGCGGCGCTGGCGTGGCCGTCTGATCATTGCCGGCCTGCTGCTGGCCGGCCTGGGCTTCTGGGCCTGGAAGCGCAAGCCGGTCGAGCCCCCGCCGCCGCCCACCGGCGCCGTCGCGGTGGCCGACGTGATCCAGGTGGTGCAAGCCGCCGGCGTGCTGCAGGCCCAGACCAAGGTCGATGTCGGTGCCCAGGTCAGCGGCCAGGTCCGCAAGATCCATGTGCAGCTGGGCCAGAACGTCAAGAAGGGCGACCTGCTGGTCAGCATCGATCCCGAGCTGGCACGCAATGACGTGGCCCAGGCCGAAGCCCTGCTCAAGCAGCAGGAAGCCCAGCTCGAAAGCAACAAGATAGGCCTGGCCATGGCCCGCCGCGAGGCGGAACGACAGCACCGGCTGCTGGCCGGCAATGCGTCCACGCCGATCGAGGTCGAGCAGGCCGACAACAGCGTGGTCCGCATGGAAGCCGACCTGCGCGGCCAGGCCGCCAGCCTGACGCGGTTGCAGGCCGACCTGGAGAAGAAGAAGCTGTCGCTGGGCTACACCAGCATCACGGCCCCGATGGACGGCATGGTGGTCAACCTGCCGGTGCAGGAAGGCCAGACCGTGATCGCCATACAGACCACGCCGGTGATGCTGACCCTGGCCCAGCTGGACCAGATGACGGTACGCACCCGCGTGCCCGAGGCCGACATCCAGCTGGTCCAGCTCGGCCAGACCGCCCGCTTCACCACGCTGGCCGGCGAGGCCAAGCGCTACGAAGGCAAGGTGCGCGTGGTCCAGCCCATCCCCGAGCGGGTCGGCAACGCGGTGTTCTACAACGTGCTGTTCGAGGTGGACAACCAGGCCCGCAAGCTGTTCTCCGACATGACGGTACAGGTCGAGATCGTGACCGGCAGCGTCAGCAAGGTGCCCACGCTGCCCATTGCCGCGCTGGGCGAGCGTGATGCCGAAGGCCGCTACACGGTCCACGTGGTCGATGCGGCCGGCAAGAATCCGCAGCCCCGCAAGGTCAAGGTCGGCCTGCAGGACGGCAGCAAGGTCCAGGTGCTGGACGGCCTCAAGCTCGGCGAGAAGCTGCTGCTGGCGCCGCCGTCCGCGGCCTCGGGCGCGGCCGTCGTCCTCAACATCGATTGA
- a CDS encoding ATP-binding cassette domain-containing protein, with protein MTVLIELDQVQRHYSIGDIDVPALDGLSLSIQAGEFVAIIGASGSGKSTLMNLLGCLDQPTGGHFRLDGVDVGELEPDELAQLRREHFGFVFQRYHLLPHLDATSNAALPAVYAGAPLSSRRQRAEALLQRLGLGDRLHHRPNELSGGQQQRVSIARSLMNGGQIILADEPTGALDSHSGAELLGLLAELHGRGHTIILVTHDPKVAAHARRVIELEDGKLLRDSGTPAEHRAAARPDPEGPSLGRAGWLRQRVGQWREALITAWHSLKGNRLRTALSMLGICIGIASVVTIVALSSAAREKVESGLRGFMSGRIPVYAGNHKLLPGVQPRPFRQSELDVLATLPGVKSIVVKRETSVSLRHGSKNSDGRAIAAEPGDLADRKLRLVEGRQLSSLELQTMAPVVLIDQNTRKALFKPGQPVLGTTLLLESMASAGMARGMSDPNKPLSVAPMPMTVVGVFDRAEDAGMDFDGYGNRVLMPRSTYLRKLDNSTDVPSFDVLLDNKLPPDEVTRQVTHRLRALHGQEDFRTMNLDGEFRKFQEVTGAISLVFAGIGAIALLVGGVGVMNIMLVSVSERTREIGIRMAVGARQGDVRLQFLIEAVLLCCLGGFAGLGLSWLAAQGINAVQKDVVVQVSWQALCLAFGISSLVGLVFGTLPARRAAALSPVDALARE; from the coding sequence GTGACCGTTCTGATCGAGCTGGACCAGGTCCAGCGTCACTACAGCATTGGTGACATCGACGTGCCTGCCCTGGACGGCTTGTCGCTGTCCATCCAGGCCGGCGAGTTCGTCGCCATCATCGGCGCCTCGGGCTCGGGCAAGAGCACGCTGATGAACCTGCTGGGCTGCCTGGACCAGCCCACCGGCGGCCATTTCAGGCTCGACGGCGTCGATGTCGGCGAATTGGAGCCGGATGAGCTGGCCCAGCTGCGCCGCGAGCATTTCGGCTTCGTGTTCCAGCGCTACCACCTGCTGCCGCATCTGGACGCGACCTCCAATGCCGCCCTGCCCGCCGTCTATGCCGGCGCGCCGCTGTCCAGCCGCCGCCAGCGGGCCGAGGCCCTGCTGCAGCGCCTGGGCCTGGGCGACCGTTTGCACCACCGGCCCAACGAGCTCTCGGGCGGCCAGCAGCAGCGGGTGTCCATCGCGCGCTCGCTGATGAACGGCGGCCAGATCATCCTGGCCGACGAGCCCACCGGCGCCCTCGACTCGCACAGCGGCGCCGAACTGCTTGGCCTGCTGGCCGAGCTGCACGGCCGCGGCCACACCATCATCCTGGTCACCCACGACCCCAAGGTCGCGGCCCATGCCAGGCGGGTGATCGAGCTGGAGGACGGCAAGCTGCTCAGGGACAGCGGCACGCCTGCGGAGCATCGGGCCGCGGCAAGACCCGACCCCGAAGGACCGAGCCTGGGCCGTGCCGGCTGGCTGCGCCAGCGTGTCGGCCAATGGCGCGAGGCGCTGATCACGGCCTGGCATTCGCTCAAGGGCAATCGCCTGCGCACTGCGCTGAGCATGCTGGGCATCTGCATAGGCATTGCCTCGGTCGTGACCATCGTGGCCCTGTCCAGTGCGGCGCGCGAAAAGGTCGAATCCGGCCTGCGCGGCTTCATGTCGGGGCGGATTCCGGTCTACGCCGGCAACCACAAGCTGCTGCCCGGCGTGCAGCCGCGGCCCTTTCGCCAGTCGGAACTCGACGTGCTGGCCACGCTGCCCGGCGTCAAGAGCATCGTCGTGAAGCGCGAGACCTCGGTCAGCCTTCGCCACGGGTCCAAGAACAGCGACGGCCGGGCCATCGCGGCCGAACCGGGCGACCTGGCCGACCGCAAGCTCAGGCTGGTGGAAGGCCGCCAGCTGAGCAGCCTCGAGCTGCAGACGATGGCGCCGGTGGTGCTGATCGATCAGAACACCCGCAAGGCCCTGTTCAAGCCCGGCCAGCCGGTGCTGGGCACGACCCTGCTGCTGGAAAGCATGGCCTCCGCAGGCATGGCGCGCGGCATGAGCGATCCGAACAAGCCGCTGTCCGTCGCTCCCATGCCCATGACGGTGGTGGGCGTCTTCGATCGCGCCGAGGACGCGGGCATGGATTTCGACGGCTACGGCAATCGAGTCCTGATGCCGCGCAGTACCTATCTGCGCAAGCTGGACAACAGCACCGACGTGCCCTCCTTCGACGTGCTGCTGGACAACAAGCTGCCGCCCGATGAAGTCACTCGCCAGGTGACGCACCGGCTGCGCGCCCTGCATGGTCAGGAAGACTTCCGCACCATGAACCTCGATGGCGAGTTCCGCAAGTTCCAGGAGGTCACTGGCGCGATCTCGCTGGTGTTCGCCGGCATCGGCGCCATCGCCCTGCTGGTCGGTGGCGTGGGGGTCATGAACATCATGCTGGTCTCGGTGTCCGAACGCACCCGCGAGATCGGCATCCGCATGGCGGTCGGCGCCCGCCAGGGCGACGTGCGCCTGCAGTTCCTGATCGAAGCCGTGCTGCTGTGCTGCCTTGGCGGCTTCGCCGGCCTGGGCCTGAGCTGGCTGGCAGCACAAGGCATCAATGCAGTACAGAAGGACGTGGTGGTGCAAGTGTCCTGGCAGGCGCTGTGCCTGGCGTTCGGCATCTCCAGCCTGGTGGGTCTGGTGTTCGGCACGCTGCCGGCGCGCCGTGCCGCCGCCCTCAGCCCCGTCGATGCGCTGGCCCGCGAATGA
- a CDS encoding TolC family protein, producing MSPSSLFKPHRLALAAALSLLAGCSGLPVKPGQAPQDSQALPAQWSMAFTNAAAMASVEDAELAALQARALQSNRDLQLTAMRMADALAQARVDGQRLSADLSLSASRSVSRQLGGDRGYDSTTKGHGFNAMAGYEVDLWGRLAMGDRLREQQNELRQADLQAARALLLAQVASRHWQLGNLVAQKPLLDEILAQAEEALAITRLRVREGKLLPIEVDRAAAAVQSARLRRSDLDLDLVQQRQQLALLLDEMPVGEDSTRRAGPPAAAPAPLTLGAPATVLEQRLDVRRARLSVDAALVQLKLSETARYPSLNLVGNVSSGSSDWKDWLDRPLATLSASLIVPLVSWPRLELQRELSRSGLDQAALGLRDTLHKALVEIDGRLIETRRLQQQEDALRLRLDEARQAEKIAALKLELGLINRLDWLQARNARLSTDHELMQLRLRQWQAHAELCASLGMELRAR from the coding sequence ATGAGCCCCTCTTCCCTCTTCAAGCCCCATCGACTGGCCCTGGCCGCCGCCCTCAGCCTGCTGGCCGGCTGCAGCGGCCTGCCGGTCAAGCCCGGCCAGGCACCGCAGGACAGCCAGGCCCTGCCGGCGCAATGGAGCATGGCGTTCACCAATGCCGCAGCCATGGCCAGCGTCGAGGACGCCGAGCTGGCCGCCTTGCAGGCCCGTGCCCTGCAGAGCAACCGCGACCTGCAATTGACGGCCATGCGCATGGCCGATGCGCTGGCCCAGGCCCGTGTCGATGGCCAGCGCCTGAGCGCCGACCTCAGCCTGAGCGCTTCACGCAGCGTGAGCCGGCAGCTCGGCGGCGATCGCGGCTACGACAGCACGACCAAAGGCCACGGCTTCAATGCCATGGCGGGCTACGAGGTCGATCTCTGGGGCCGGCTCGCGATGGGCGACCGGCTGCGCGAGCAGCAGAACGAGCTGCGCCAGGCCGACCTGCAGGCAGCCCGCGCGCTGCTGCTGGCCCAGGTCGCCTCCCGCCATTGGCAGCTCGGCAACCTGGTGGCGCAGAAGCCGCTGCTGGACGAGATCCTGGCCCAGGCCGAAGAGGCGCTGGCCATCACCCGACTGCGGGTCCGCGAGGGCAAGCTGCTGCCCATCGAGGTGGACCGCGCCGCCGCCGCCGTGCAATCGGCCCGGCTGCGCCGTTCGGACCTGGACTTGGACCTGGTCCAGCAGCGCCAGCAACTGGCCCTGCTGCTCGACGAGATGCCGGTCGGCGAAGACTCGACCCGTCGCGCCGGTCCACCCGCCGCGGCTCCTGCGCCGCTGACGCTGGGCGCCCCGGCCACCGTGCTGGAGCAGCGTCTGGACGTGCGCCGCGCGCGGCTCAGCGTCGATGCTGCCTTGGTCCAACTGAAGCTCAGCGAGACCGCCCGCTATCCCAGCCTGAACCTGGTCGGCAATGTCTCCAGCGGCAGCAGCGACTGGAAGGACTGGCTGGACCGTCCGCTGGCCACGCTGAGCGCCAGCCTGATCGTGCCCCTGGTGAGCTGGCCGCGGCTGGAGTTGCAGCGCGAGCTTTCGCGCAGCGGCCTGGACCAAGCGGCCCTGGGCCTGCGCGACACGCTGCACAAGGCCCTGGTCGAGATCGACGGCCGGCTGATCGAGACCCGCCGCCTGCAGCAGCAGGAAGACGCGCTGCGCCTGCGCCTGGACGAAGCCCGCCAGGCCGAGAAGATCGCGGCGCTGAAGCTGGAGCTGGGCCTGATCAACCGGCTGGACTGGCTGCAGGCCCGCAATGCACGCCTGTCCACCGACCATGAGCTGATGCAGCTGCGCCTGCGCCAGTGGCAGGCCCATGCCGAGCTGTGCGCCAGCCTCGGCATGGAACTCAGGGCTCGTTGA
- a CDS encoding DUF599 domain-containing protein → MDRLLSLFTTLPAADWAALLLFFFGWIGYAVQAKRLSESHGSLLMATNRERRRWMLQVTYREVRVIDGVVVQSLATSPSFFASTTILIIGGLLALLGASDKASELVRELPFAARTSALVFDLKLVLLCGIFVYAFFRFTWSMRQYTFGALLVAAAPDHEHFAKAGEAAREAFANRAGRIVGLAAETFNDGLRAYYFAFAAVAWFFSPWTFMAATAGVITILYLREFRSDVLAVLKEETLNEP, encoded by the coding sequence ATGGATCGCCTGCTCAGTCTCTTCACCACCTTGCCGGCCGCCGACTGGGCGGCCCTCCTGCTGTTTTTCTTCGGCTGGATAGGCTATGCCGTCCAGGCCAAGCGACTGTCGGAGTCGCACGGCTCGCTGCTGATGGCGACCAACCGCGAGCGGCGGCGCTGGATGCTGCAGGTCACCTACCGCGAGGTGCGGGTGATAGACGGCGTGGTGGTGCAGAGCCTGGCGACCAGCCCCTCGTTCTTCGCCTCGACCACCATCCTGATCATCGGCGGCCTGCTGGCCCTGCTGGGGGCCAGCGACAAGGCCTCGGAGCTGGTGCGTGAGCTGCCCTTTGCGGCGCGCACCTCGGCCCTGGTGTTCGACCTCAAGCTGGTGCTGCTGTGCGGCATCTTCGTCTATGCCTTCTTCCGCTTCACCTGGAGCATGCGCCAGTACACCTTCGGCGCACTGTTGGTGGCGGCGGCGCCGGACCATGAGCATTTCGCCAAGGCCGGCGAAGCCGCGCGCGAGGCCTTTGCCAATCGCGCCGGCCGCATCGTGGGCCTGGCCGCCGAGACCTTCAACGACGGACTGCGCGCCTACTACTTTGCCTTCGCCGCCGTGGCCTGGTTCTTCTCGCCCTGGACCTTCATGGCCGCCACGGCCGGCGTGATCACCATCCTGTACCTGCGCGAATTCCGTTCGGACGTGCTGGCGGTGTTGAAGGAAGAGACGCTCAACGAGCCCTGA
- a CDS encoding pirin family protein, with translation MIELIKSCDRGHADHGWLKSFHSFSFAEYYDPRRMGFGPLRVINEDRIAPGTGFGTHGHRDMEIISYVLDGELAHKDSMGNGQAGGAHAGVIKPGDVQRMSAGTGVMHSEFNNARDKSTHFLQIWIQPNRRGVAPSYEQRHYSEADKRGRLVLVASGDAVEGAVAIHADARLYAGLFDGVETAELPIPAGRLAYVHLVRGEALVNGQSLKAGDALQLSEQASVRIEHAKQAELLVFDLAP, from the coding sequence ATGATTGAACTGATCAAGTCCTGCGACCGCGGCCATGCCGACCATGGCTGGCTGAAGTCCTTCCACAGCTTCTCGTTCGCCGAGTACTACGACCCGCGCCGCATGGGCTTCGGGCCGCTGCGCGTGATCAACGAAGACCGCATCGCCCCGGGCACCGGCTTCGGCACCCATGGCCATCGCGACATGGAAATCATCAGCTATGTGCTGGACGGCGAGCTGGCCCACAAGGACTCCATGGGCAATGGCCAGGCCGGTGGCGCCCATGCCGGCGTCATCAAGCCCGGCGACGTGCAGCGCATGAGCGCCGGCACCGGCGTGATGCACAGCGAGTTCAACAACGCCCGCGACAAGAGCACGCATTTCCTGCAGATCTGGATTCAGCCGAACCGCCGCGGCGTGGCGCCCAGCTACGAGCAGCGCCACTACAGCGAGGCCGACAAGCGCGGCCGCCTGGTGCTGGTCGCCTCGGGCGATGCAGTCGAGGGCGCCGTGGCCATCCATGCCGACGCGCGGCTCTATGCCGGCTTGTTCGACGGCGTGGAGACGGCCGAGCTGCCGATTCCGGCCGGCCGCCTGGCGTATGTCCACCTGGTGCGCGGCGAAGCGCTGGTGAACGGCCAGTCGCTCAAGGCCGGCGATGCCTTGCAGCTCAGCGAGCAAGCTTCGGTGCGGATCGAGCATGCCAAGCAGGCGGAGCTGCTGGTTTTTGATCTCGCGCCGTAA
- a CDS encoding LysR substrate-binding domain-containing protein: MKTTAQTDKRNVLTPEALAMMDCIARTGSFAAAAREMGKVPSALTYSVRQLEDTLDVLLFDRRSRQAQLTAAGQELLNEGRRLLQEIDAVANRVRRVATGWETELTIAIDDALARRALFELFDDFYKLDAGDGTQGPPTRLKLRTEVLSGTWEALVSGQADLAIGTPPQLPGSSVLCETLGDLELLFCVAPHHPLAAAEEPLTAAMLVDHRVVAVADTARQLTPITAGIVPGQDVLTVPSMAVKLECILRGLGCGGIPASMVQRHVEAGRLVVKSTFQGRRLAALHYAWRDSGQAPGKALAWWLDRLKSPKTRQALLTQHEGLIL, translated from the coding sequence ATGAAGACCACGGCCCAGACCGACAAACGCAATGTGCTGACGCCCGAGGCGCTGGCGATGATGGACTGCATCGCCCGCACCGGCAGCTTCGCCGCGGCGGCGCGCGAGATGGGCAAGGTGCCCTCGGCCCTGACCTACAGCGTGCGCCAGCTGGAAGACACGCTGGACGTGCTGCTGTTCGACCGCCGCTCGCGCCAGGCCCAGCTGACCGCCGCAGGCCAGGAGCTGCTCAACGAAGGCCGCCGCCTGCTGCAGGAAATCGACGCCGTGGCGAATCGGGTGCGCCGCGTCGCCACCGGCTGGGAGACCGAGCTGACCATCGCCATCGACGACGCCCTGGCCCGCCGGGCGCTGTTCGAGCTGTTCGACGACTTCTACAAGCTCGATGCCGGCGACGGCACGCAGGGCCCGCCGACCCGGCTCAAGCTGCGCACCGAGGTGCTGTCCGGCACCTGGGAGGCCCTGGTCTCGGGCCAGGCCGACCTGGCCATAGGCACGCCGCCACAGTTGCCCGGCAGCTCGGTGCTGTGCGAGACCCTGGGCGACCTGGAGCTGCTGTTCTGCGTGGCGCCCCACCATCCGCTGGCCGCGGCCGAGGAGCCGCTGACTGCCGCCATGCTGGTCGATCACCGAGTCGTCGCCGTGGCCGACACCGCCCGCCAGCTGACGCCCATCACCGCCGGCATCGTGCCCGGCCAGGACGTGCTGACCGTGCCCTCGATGGCGGTCAAGCTCGAATGCATCTTGCGCGGCCTGGGCTGCGGCGGCATTCCGGCCAGCATGGTGCAGCGCCATGTCGAAGCCGGCCGCCTGGTGGTCAAGAGCACCTTCCAGGGTCGTCGCCTGGCCGCCCTGCACTACGCCTGGCGCGACAGCGGCCAGGCCCCCGGTAAGGCCCTGGCCTGGTGGCTGGACAGGCTCAAGAGCCCCAAGACCCGCCAGGCCCTGCTGACCCAGCACGAGGGCCTGATCCTCTGA